In Topomyia yanbarensis strain Yona2022 chromosome 2, ASM3024719v1, whole genome shotgun sequence, one DNA window encodes the following:
- the LOC131679432 gene encoding fibrillin-1-like — MLYLKIIAVGLCSTVVLNAVQAAEPCSNSTIKIGYVRKNGKNVMVARNKCCKGYTRQKNKCIPVCAQTCENSKCTGPDLCTCNPGYQQLSNFRCIPHCELCDNGFCIRPGYCQCDSGFSHAPNGSCQAECNNCENGFCSEPNVCRCREGYRLDSVDDLRVCEPECDGGCPNGKCVAPNECICEEGFIKTDSGKCEVDKPPTTTPEPCEQGYEESNGTCVPICNEQCIHGECMAPNQCECYEGYSNANSTANHLCLPVCSNGCLNGDCIAPRKCICHKGYGKIADECIPLCERCSLGHCVRPDECICDRGYDLIDGDCVPICEEECKNARCTGPNSCTCLPGFNYTDINSLFECLPVCDDDCENGVCVAPNTCECNPGFVKDDDACVDPIVVCQARCVNGICNGDAKCVCNHGYIMNMIGLCEKTCPDGCVHGECVGGECLCNEYYRLTETNSSVCEPICDDGDDDEYENGCLNGRCIEPNVCQCDDGYDFVDGSRMRCQSVEELRLEKERQLKEKMCLSECSNGVCEQGYCQCSMGYVNPKEQNHRCVPACEPECQNASCVLPNRCECDLGYEFYNHSSTVCIHEEDIRRFKTQQKQEYCEENCQNGNCEEGKCFCIVGFRTSASDEFNCQPYCDRPCLNGVCAGNNRCRCFEGYRNDDNGSACEPECEHECLNGHCAGPNECKCDPGYVFEAGSVNVCENELSKKEIIANEKQLACKTKCDNGICIEGLCECSDGYHNADKSKLTCEPLCPQGCENGECLAPGECLCAEGYELTSEHGCEPICEQDCVNGFCGAPGKCECSAGYARTDTESMCVADCGKEGCINGHCVAPNVCECFAGYQQNEEEGTSCQLIPEIIYKVDSDTLIYNVAYIKYFIPLVVIAILITAAIITMIVLRNKRKDYHVGKLGNVGRASRTTDYIDYNLVVLFPTETKENCVYFMPQPPDAAKDDEDSVFSVMLYLKIIAVGLCSTVVLNAVQAAEPCSNSTVKIGYVRKNGKNVMVARNKCCKGYTRQKNKCIPVCAQTCENSKCTGPDMCTCNPGYQQLSNFRCIPHCELCDNGFCIRPGYCQCDSGFSHAPNGSCQAECNNCENGFCSEPNVCRCREGYRLDSVDDLRVCEPECDGGCPNGKCVAPNECICEEGFVKTDSGKCDVDKPPTTTPEPCEQGYEESNGTCVPICNEQCIHGECMAPNQCECYEGYSNANSTANHLCLPVCSYGCLNGDCIAPRKCICHKGYGKIADECIPLCERCSLGHCVRPDECVCDRGYDLIDGDCVPICEEECKNARCTGPNSCTCLPGFNYTDINSLFECLPVCDDDCENGVCVAPNTCECNPGFVKDDDACVDPIVVCQARCVNGICNGEAKCVCNHGYIMNMIGLCEKTCPDGCVHGECVGGECLCNEYYRLTETNSSVCEPVCDDGDDDEYENGCLNGRCIEPNVCQCDDGYDFVDGSRMRCQSIEELRLEKERQLKEKMCLSDCSNGVCEQGYCQCSMGYVNPKEQNHRCIPACEPECQNASCVLPNRCECDLGYEFYNHSSTVCIHEEDIRRFKTQQKQEHCEENCQNGNCEEGKCFCIVGFRPSANDEFNCQPYCDRPCLNGVCAGNNRCRCFEGYRNDDNGSACEPECEHECWNGHCAGPNECKCDPGYVFEAGSVNKCENEFSKKEIIANEKQLACKTKCDNGICIEGLCECSDGYQNADKSKLTCEPLCPQGCENGECLAPGECLCAEGYELTSEHGCEPICEQDCVNGFCGAPGKCECSAGYTRTDTESMCVADCGKEGCLNGHCVAPNVCECFAGYQQNEEEGTSCQLIPEIIYKVDSDTLIYNVAYIKYFIPLVVIAILITAAIITMIVLRNKRKDYHVGKLETKENCVYFMPQPPDAAKDDEDSVFSV, encoded by the exons TAAAATTGGATATGTGCGCAAAAATGGAAAGAACGTCATGGTAGCTCGCAACAAGTGCTGCAAGGGTTACACCCGCCAAAAAAACAAATGCATCCCGGTATGCGCCCAGACGTGCGAAAATTCCAAATGCACCGGTCCTGACCTGTGCACCTGTAATCCAGGCTACCAGCAGCTATCGAACTTTAG ATGCATTCCTCATTGCGAACTCTGTGACAACGGATTCTGCATCCGACCCGGATACTGTCAGTGCGATTCCGGCTTCTCCCATGCACCGAACGGTAGCTGTCAAGCAGAGTGCAACAACTGCGAAAACGGTTTCTGCTCCGAACCGAACGTTTGTCGCTGTCGAGAGGGATACCGATTGGATAGCGTGGATGACTTGCGAGTCTGCGAACCCGAATGTGACGGTGGTTGCCCGAACGGAAAATGTGTTGCACCCAATGAATGCATCTGCGAGGAAGGGTTTATCAAAACCGACTCCGGAAAGTGTGAGGTAGACAAACCACCAACGACGACTCCCGAACCTTGTGAACAAGGCTACGAGGAGAGCAATGGAACGTGTGTTCCAATTTGTAACGAACAATGTATTCACGGCGAATGTATGGCTCCGAATCAGTGCGAATGCTACGAAGGATACTCGAATGCTAACTCTACGGCGAATCATCTATGCCTGCCGGTTTGCTCGAACGGCTGTTTGAACGGAGACTGTATAGCTCCCAGAAAGTGCATTTGTCATAAAGGCTACGGAAAGATTGCGGACGAGTGCATTCCACTGTGCGAACGGTGCTCCCTAGGACACTGTGTTCGTCCAGATGAATGCATTTGCGATCGAGGATATGATCTGATTGATGGCGATTGCGTTCCGATTTGTGAGGAAGAGTGTAAAAATGCTCGGTGTACCGGACCGAACTCATGTACGTGCCTACCGGGCTTCAACTATACGGATATTAATTCACTATTTGAGTGCTTACCGGTGTGTGATGATGATTGTGAAAATGGGGTCTGTGTCGCGCCAAACACGTGCGAATGTAATCCAG GATTCGTGAAAGATGACGACGCCTGTGTGGATCCGATTGTGGTGTGTCAAGCGAGATGTGTCAACGGTATCTGTAACGGGGATGCAAAGTGTGTTTGTAATCACGGCTACATTATGAACATGATTGGTTTGTGTGAAAAGACCTGTCCAGATGGCTGTGTCCACGGAGAATGTGTGGGTGGCGAGTGTTTATGTAATGAATACTACCGGCTTACAGAGACGAACTCTTCAGTTTGTGAGCCGATTTGCGATGATGGCGACGATGACGAATACGAGAATGGGTGCTTGAATGGCAGATGCATCGAGCCCAACGTCTGTCAGTGCGATGATGGCTATGACTTCGTTGATGGAAGCCGAATGCGGTGCCAATCGGTTGAAGAACTTCGGCTGGAAAAGGAAAGGCAATTGAAGGAAAAAATGTGTTTGAGCGAATGCAGTAATGGAGTGTGCGAGCAAGGCTACTGTCAGTGTTCGATGGGTTATGTGAATCCCAAAGAACAGAACCATCGATGCGTTCCAGCATGTGAACCTGAGTGCCAGAATGCCAGTTGTGTGTTACCCAATCGCTGCGAGTGTGATTTAGGGTACGAATTTTACAATCACAGTAGCACAGTTTGTATCCACGAAGAGGACATTAGACGCTTCAAGACACAGCAGAAGCAAGAGTATTGTGAAGAAAACTGTCAGAATGGTAATTGTGAAGAGGGAAAGTGTTTTTGCATAGTGGGTTTCCGTACTTCGGCTAGTGACGAATTTAACTGTCAGCCATATTGTGACCGACCGTGCTTGAATGGAGTTTGTGCTGGTAACAATCGCTGCAGATGTTTTGAAGGATACAGAAATGATGACAATGGTAGCGCTTGTGAACCAGAGTGCGAACATGAATGCTTGAACGGTCATTGTGCTGGACCCAATGAGTGTAAATGTGATCCCGGTTATGTGTTTGAAGCGGGAAGTGTAAACGTTTGTGAAAATGAGTTATCGAAAAAGGAAATTATTGCCAATGAGAAACAGCTGGCTTGTAAAACGAAGTGTGATAATGGTATCTGTATCGAAGGACTATGTGAATGTTCCGATGGGTATCATAATGCGGACAAATCGAAACTAACGTGCGAACCGTTGTGTCCACAAGGATGTGAAAACGGTGAATGTTTGGCTCCTGGGGAGTGTTTGTGTGCTGAAGGCTATGAATTAACCAGTGAACATGGCTGTGAGCCGATTTGCGAACAAGATTGTGTGAACGGATTCTGTGGTGCACCAGGAAAGTGTGAATGCTCAGCAGGTTACGCAAGGACGGATACCGAAAGTATGTGCGTAGCCGATTGCGGTAAAGAGGGTTGTATAAATGGACACTGCGTTGCTCCAAATGTTTGTGAATGCTTTGCCGGTTATCAGCAGAATGAAGAGGAAGGGACAAGCTGTCAGTTAATACCGGAGATTATCTATAAAGTAGACAG CGACACTCTAATCTACAATGTGGCCTATATCAAATACTTCATCCCGTTGGTCGTGATAGCGATTCTCATCACGGCTGCCATCATCACGATGATAGTGCTGCGCAACAAGAGAAAAGACTACCACGTGGGCAAGCTGGGTAACGTCGGCCGAGCGTCACGCACAACCGATTACATTGATTATAACCTGGTCGTTCTTTTCCCTACAGAGACGAAGGAAAATTGCGTCTACTTTATGCCCCAGCCACCGGATGCAGCAAAGGACGATGAGGACAGTGTTTTTAGTGT AATGTTGTACTTGAAAATTATTGCTGTGGGATTATGTTCGACGGTCGTGTTGAATGCTGTTCAAGCTGCGGAGCCGTGTTCCAATAGTACAGT TAAAATTGGATATGTGCGCAAAAATGGAAAGAACGTCATGGTAGCTCGCAACAAGTGCTGCAAGGGTTACACCCGCCAAAAGAACAAATGCATCCCGGTATGCGCCCAGACGTGCGAAAATTCCAAATGCACCGGTCCTGACATGTGCACCTGCAATCCAGGCTACCAGCAGCTATCGAACTTTAG ATGCATTCCTCATTGCGAACTCTGTGACAACGGATTCTGCATCAGACCCGGATACTGTCAGTGCGATTCCGGCTTCTCCCATGCACCGAACGGTAGCTGTCAAGCAGAGTGCAACAACTGCGAAAACGGATTCTGCTCCGAACCGAACGTTTGTCGCTGTCGAGAGGGATACCGATTGGATAGCGTGGATGACTTACGAGTCTGCGAACCCGAATGTGACGGTGGTTGCCCGAACGGAAAATGTGTTGCACCCAATGAATGCATCTGCGAGGAAGGGTTTGTCAAAACCGACTCCGGAAAGTGTGACGTAGACAAACCACCAACGACGACTCCCGAACCTTGTGAACAAGGCTACGAGGAAAGCAATGGAACGTGTGTTCCAATTTGTAACGAACAATGTATTCACGGTGAATGTATGGCTCCGAATCAGTGCGAATGCTACGAAGGATACTCGAATGCTAACTCTACGGCGAATCATCTATGCCTGCCGGTTTGCTCGTACGGCTGTTTGAACGGAGACTGTATAGCTCCCAGAAAGTGCATTTGTCATAAAGGCTACGGAAAGATTGCGGACGAGTGCATTCCACTGTGCGAACGGTGTTCCCTGGGACACTGTGTTCGTCCAGATGAATGCGTTTGCGATCGAGGATATGATCTGATCGATGGCGATTGCGTTCCGATTTGTGAGGAAGAGTGTAAAAATGCTCGGTGTACCGGACCGAACTCATGTACGTGCCTACCGGGCTTCAACTATACGGATATTAATTCACTATTTGAGTGCTTACCGGTGTGTGATGATGATTGTGAAAATGGGGTCTGTGTCGCGCCAAACACGTGTGAATGTAATCCAG GATTCGTGAAAGATGACGACGCCTGTGTGGATCCGATTGTGGTGTGTCAAGCGAGATGTGTCAACGGTATCTGTAACGGGGAGGCAAAGTGTGTCTGCAATCACGGCTACATCATGAACATGATTGGTTTGTGTGAAAAGACCTGTCCAGATGGCTGTGTCCACGGAGAATGTGTAGGTGGCGAGTGTTTGTGTAATGAATACTACCGGCTTACAGAGACGAACTCTTCAGTTTGTGAGCCGGTTTGCGATGATGGCGACGATGACGAATACGAGAATGGGTGCTTGAATGGCAGATGCATCGAACCCAACGTCTGTCAGTGCGATGATGGCTATGACTTCGTTGATGGAAGCCGAATGCGGTGCCAATCGATTGAAGAACTTCGGCTGGAAAAGGAAAGGCAATTGAAGGAAAAAATGTGTTTGAGCGATTGCAGTAACGGAGTGTGCGAGCAAGGCTACTGTCAGTGTTCGATGGGTTATGTGAATCCCAAAGAACAGAACCATCGATGCATTCCAGCATGTGAACCTGAGTGCCAGAATGCCAGTTGTGTGTTACCCAATCGCTGCGAGTGTGATTTAGGGTACGAATTTTACAATCACAGTAGCACAGTTTGTATCCACGAAGAGGACATTAGACGCTTCAAGACACAGCAGAAGCAAGAGCATTGTGAAGAAAACTGTCAGAATGGTAATTGTGAAGAGGGAAAGTGTTTCTGCATAGTGGGTTTCCGTCCTTCGGCAAATGACGAATTTAACTGTCAGCCATACTGTGACCGACCGTGCTTGAATGGAGTTTGTGCTGGTAACAATCGCTGCAGATGTTTTGAAGGATACAGAAATGATGACAATGGTAGCGCTTGTGAACCAGAGTGCGAACATGAATGCTGGAACGGTCATTGTGCTGGACCCAATGAGTGTAAGTGTGATCCCGGCTATGTGTTTGAAGCGGGAAGTGTAAACAAATGTGAAAATGAGTTCTCGAAAAAGGAAATTATTGCCAATGAGAAACAGCTGGCTTGTAAAACGAAGTGTGATAATGGTATCTGTATCGAAGGACTATGTGAATGTTCCGATGGGTATCAAAATGCGGATAAATCGAAACTAACGTGCGAACCGTTGTGTCCACAAGGATGTGAAAACGGTGAATGTTTGGCTCCTGGGGAGTGTTTGTGTGCTGAAGGCTATGAATTAACCAGTGAACATGGCTGTGAGCCGATTTGCGAACAAGATTGTGTGAATGGATTCTGTGGTGCACCAGGAAAGTGTGAATGCTCAGCAGGTTACACAAGGACGGATACCGAAAGTATGTGCGTAGCCGATTGCGGTAAAGAGGGTTGTCTAAATGGACACTGCGTTGCTCCAAATGTTTGTGAATGCTTTGCCGGTTATCAGCAGAATGAAGAGGAAGGGACAAGCTGTCAATTAATACCGGAGATTATCTATAAAGTAGACAG